A window of Prolixibacter sp. SD074 contains these coding sequences:
- a CDS encoding O-methyltransferase gives MHLSIDLENYILEHIEEESPVLAQLNRDTHAKQLYARMCSGHLQGSILTLLSKLVQPRRILELGTFTGYSALCLAKGLQADGVLHTIEINDELEDFAAHYFKLAGMRERIVQHIGDALTILPTFEEQFDLIFMDADKRSYPEYYKIIIPLLREGGILIADNTLWDEKVLNEEMTDEQTNGILQFNDLVKNDSRVETYLFPVRDGLTILRKKGTGKH, from the coding sequence ATGCATCTTTCAATCGATCTCGAAAATTACATTCTGGAACACATTGAAGAAGAAAGCCCGGTTTTGGCTCAGCTAAACCGCGATACCCATGCCAAACAGCTTTATGCCCGTATGTGCTCCGGCCATTTGCAAGGCTCCATATTAACGCTGTTAAGTAAACTGGTCCAACCAAGGCGAATCCTGGAACTGGGAACTTTCACGGGATATTCGGCACTCTGTTTGGCCAAAGGATTGCAGGCTGACGGTGTTTTACACACCATCGAGATCAATGATGAGCTAGAAGATTTTGCTGCTCATTATTTCAAACTGGCCGGAATGCGGGAACGGATTGTGCAGCATATTGGTGATGCGTTGACAATTCTGCCCACATTCGAAGAACAGTTCGATCTGATTTTTATGGATGCAGACAAACGTTCTTACCCTGAATATTATAAAATAATCATCCCGCTGTTGCGGGAAGGCGGCATCCTAATCGCCGACAATACGCTTTGGGACGAAAAAGTGCTCAACGAAGAAATGACAGACGAACAAACAAACGGGATTCTGCAATTCAACGATCTGGTAAAAAACGATTCGCGGGTGGAAACCTACCTCTTTCCCGTAAGGGACGGCCTGACCATATTACGCAAAAAAGGCACCGGGAAACATTAA
- a CDS encoding pitrilysin family protein — MNYFTYTLPNGIRLIHQYVDSPVAHCGVIFNTGSRDEKPEEQGMAHFIEHTIFKGTRKRKAYHILSRLEDVGGELNAYTTKEETALYASFLNEYYNRTIELFSDILIDSTFPEKELKKEKEVIIEEINSYNDSPSELIFDEFEDLVYDGHPIGRNILGTPENIKRFNRNDVKRFIRENYNTDEMVICSVGKTTPKKLQKLVERHFSHVPENPRKHNRTKFIGYKPETRLIHKDTFQAHCIVGNEAYDSKHPQRVAMILLNNILGGQSMNSRLNLSLRERNGMAYNVESSYTAYTDTGILNIYFGTDKENLDRAITLVYREIKKLQSQEMGSLQLIKAKKQLVGQLAMAQENREDLMLTLGKSFLLYNRVDSLEKVNAKIEKVTASELMAIANEVLDKEKLSALIFK; from the coding sequence ATGAACTACTTCACATATACATTGCCCAACGGTATCCGGCTGATTCATCAGTATGTCGATTCGCCGGTAGCCCATTGCGGCGTAATTTTTAATACCGGGTCACGGGACGAAAAACCGGAAGAGCAGGGAATGGCCCATTTTATTGAGCACACCATTTTTAAAGGGACCCGCAAACGGAAAGCTTATCATATACTTAGTCGCCTGGAAGATGTGGGCGGCGAGCTAAATGCCTACACCACAAAGGAAGAAACCGCGTTGTATGCTTCGTTCCTGAATGAATATTACAACCGGACCATTGAGCTGTTTAGCGACATTCTCATTGACAGCACCTTTCCCGAAAAGGAGTTAAAAAAAGAGAAAGAGGTCATCATCGAGGAGATCAACTCGTATAACGACAGCCCTTCGGAACTGATTTTCGATGAATTTGAAGATCTGGTATATGATGGCCACCCCATTGGGAGAAATATTCTGGGAACGCCCGAAAACATTAAGCGCTTTAACCGGAACGATGTGAAACGGTTCATCCGGGAGAATTACAATACCGACGAAATGGTGATTTGTTCGGTTGGGAAAACGACTCCGAAGAAGCTTCAGAAACTGGTGGAGCGGCATTTCTCCCATGTCCCGGAAAATCCAAGAAAACATAATCGGACGAAATTCATCGGATACAAACCGGAAACGCGACTAATACACAAGGACACATTTCAGGCGCATTGCATTGTCGGAAACGAAGCTTATGACAGCAAGCATCCACAACGCGTAGCCATGATTTTACTGAATAACATTTTGGGCGGTCAATCAATGAACTCGCGTCTCAACCTTTCGCTTCGCGAACGAAATGGCATGGCATACAATGTCGAGTCGAGTTATACCGCTTACACCGATACCGGCATCCTCAATATTTACTTCGGTACCGACAAGGAAAATCTCGACCGGGCCATTACGCTCGTTTACCGGGAAATCAAAAAACTGCAATCCCAGGAAATGGGAAGTTTGCAATTGATCAAAGCGAAAAAGCAATTGGTCGGTCAGTTGGCCATGGCTCAGGAAAATCGTGAAGACCTGATGTTGACCCTGGGAAAAAGCTTTCTGCTATATAACCGCGTTGACAGTCTTGAAAAAGTTAATGCCAAAATCGAAAAGGTCACCGCCAGCGAGTTAATGGCAATTGCCAATGAGGTTCTCGACAAGGAAAAACTTTCGGCGCTCATTTTTAAATAG
- a CDS encoding DUF3109 family protein, with amino-acid sequence MIEIGKALVSFDILDQQFLCDLSKCKGACCVEGDSGAPLTVEEAKIIEAVYPEVEPYLSARNRAEVKRQGFSMIDSDGDLVTPIIGNKECVYTYRDDAGTVKCGIERAYLNGKTDFRKPVSCHLFPIRITEYKRFDAVNYQELDICKPGKACGKKEQLPLWKFLKEPLIRKYGKEWYEELQYAAENIPRD; translated from the coding sequence GTGATTGAGATAGGGAAAGCATTGGTCAGTTTTGACATTTTGGATCAACAGTTTCTTTGCGACTTGTCGAAATGCAAGGGAGCCTGTTGCGTGGAGGGAGACAGCGGTGCACCATTAACCGTTGAAGAGGCGAAGATTATTGAAGCGGTTTACCCTGAAGTTGAACCCTACCTGTCAGCGCGGAACCGGGCCGAAGTAAAAAGACAAGGCTTTTCCATGATTGATTCCGATGGCGATTTGGTGACGCCCATTATCGGCAACAAGGAGTGTGTTTATACGTACCGGGATGACGCCGGGACCGTCAAGTGCGGTATCGAACGGGCTTATCTCAATGGGAAAACCGATTTCCGGAAACCGGTGTCTTGTCATCTTTTCCCTATTCGGATAACCGAATACAAGCGGTTTGATGCCGTGAATTACCAGGAACTGGATATCTGTAAACCCGGAAAGGCCTGTGGCAAAAAAGAGCAGTTACCTTTGTGGAAGTTTTTGAAAGAGCCCTTAATCAGGAAATACGGTAAAGAGTGGTACGAAGAGTTGCAATATGCAGCTGAAAATATTCCACGTGATTAA
- a CDS encoding AMP-binding protein, with the protein MRKLNKLTIPEMLRSSFSEFKDKESLVFAGEEHRTYAELETEVRKVAGLLRQLGLKEGDKIGILSSNMPNWGIAFFAVSMIGAVAVPVLPDFSPDEIGNICKHSETRAMFVSGNLYNKVEESEAIELSSVILMETFAVIPKGTSGEQIFSLPSTLSDEYYLTDSAAVEEDALASIIYTSGTTGKSKGVMLTHRNLVWNARQSYSIQRVLTTDRFLSILPLSHTFENTLGLLLPIMYGASVHYLKKPPTARVLLPALQEVKPTLMLSVPLIIEKIYKQQILPKFRKNGFIRTLYRIPVIRKKLNAIAGKKLMETFGGELVFFGIGGAKLDRQVEIFLREAKFPYAIGYGLTETSPLLAGTGASGTRLQGIGPVLEGVKLKLENPDPKTGEGEILAKGPNVMKGYFKEPELTREVLSEDGWFRTGDLGIFDRNGNLYMKGRIKNMILGASGENIYPEEIESVINNFRNVVESLVVQRKGKLVALVHLNIEEIEEKYQMMRDQAEKYVDEKVDETLKELQAYVNSRVSKFSQVQLVLVHPAPFERTPTQKIKRFLYS; encoded by the coding sequence ATGAGAAAACTTAATAAACTAACTATTCCGGAAATGCTTCGGAGTAGTTTTTCCGAATTTAAAGATAAGGAATCGCTGGTGTTTGCCGGTGAAGAACACCGCACATATGCCGAGCTTGAAACTGAAGTTAGGAAAGTTGCCGGACTGCTACGGCAATTGGGGCTAAAAGAAGGCGACAAAATTGGGATATTGAGTAGTAATATGCCTAATTGGGGAATCGCATTTTTTGCTGTTTCGATGATTGGTGCCGTTGCTGTACCCGTATTACCCGATTTTTCGCCAGATGAAATTGGAAATATTTGCAAGCATTCGGAAACACGTGCAATGTTTGTTTCCGGGAATTTATATAATAAGGTAGAAGAGTCTGAAGCTATTGAACTCTCCTCGGTCATCCTGATGGAAACATTTGCTGTCATCCCGAAAGGCACATCCGGAGAGCAGATTTTTAGTTTGCCATCGACTTTATCTGACGAATATTATTTGACTGATTCTGCAGCTGTTGAGGAAGACGCATTGGCGTCAATTATTTACACATCAGGAACAACTGGAAAATCAAAAGGTGTCATGCTGACACATCGCAATCTGGTTTGGAACGCCCGTCAGAGTTATAGCATTCAGCGGGTATTGACGACCGATCGGTTTCTGTCCATATTGCCTTTATCGCATACATTTGAGAACACACTTGGGTTGTTGTTGCCGATTATGTACGGAGCCTCGGTGCATTATTTGAAAAAGCCGCCTACAGCAAGAGTATTGCTACCAGCCCTTCAGGAAGTAAAACCAACATTGATGCTCTCTGTACCGCTGATTATTGAGAAGATATACAAACAACAAATATTACCGAAGTTTCGAAAGAATGGTTTCATTCGGACATTGTATCGCATTCCGGTCATCCGGAAAAAATTAAACGCGATTGCCGGGAAGAAGCTGATGGAAACATTTGGTGGAGAATTGGTATTTTTCGGTATTGGGGGCGCTAAACTCGACAGGCAGGTTGAAATTTTTCTGCGCGAAGCAAAGTTTCCGTACGCAATCGGCTATGGCTTAACTGAAACGTCCCCATTGCTGGCTGGAACCGGCGCAAGTGGTACGCGATTACAGGGAATCGGACCCGTGCTCGAAGGAGTAAAATTGAAACTGGAAAATCCGGATCCCAAAACCGGAGAAGGCGAAATCCTGGCCAAAGGCCCGAATGTGATGAAAGGGTATTTCAAAGAGCCGGAACTGACGCGCGAAGTGCTGAGCGAAGATGGCTGGTTTAGGACCGGTGATTTAGGTATATTCGATCGGAATGGGAACCTGTACATGAAGGGACGAATTAAAAATATGATTTTGGGAGCTTCCGGCGAGAATATTTATCCGGAAGAGATTGAGTCGGTCATTAATAACTTTCGGAATGTGGTTGAATCGCTGGTTGTTCAACGAAAGGGAAAATTAGTCGCCCTGGTTCATCTGAACATTGAGGAGATTGAAGAGAAGTACCAAATGATGCGCGATCAGGCCGAGAAGTATGTCGACGAAAAGGTGGATGAAACCTTGAAGGAACTGCAGGCATATGTCAATTCCCGTGTAAGCAAATTTTCACAGGTTCAACTGGTCTTGGTCCATCCGGCACCCTTCGAGCGTACGCCAACGCAAAAAATCAAGCGCTTTCTTTATTCCTGA
- a CDS encoding substrate-binding domain-containing protein, which translates to MKSTLRYFILFIGLILAGCSSDKVKVGLLIHSLDKERWENDQKYFIESVNELGGKVLVAVADNDEQKQIQQAQDLLKRKIQALVVIPVNQYSAASIVDLAHNRSVPVISYDRLINNSRVDYYVSTDNIKIGEMQARYMMNRVPEGNYALIGGSEYDNNSRMLYLGQINILQPYIERGDIFLVYRKFSKFWSEDEGYQMATECLDQNNNQVDAIIAGNDAIAYGVLRVLKERGLEKKIAVAGMDADLRNVREIVKGNQSMTVYKPIKTMASTAAQISVKLIRGEKIEDCNSRVSNGSWLVPSVLLDALPVYKDNIRQTVIAEGYLTEKEIYQ; encoded by the coding sequence ATGAAAAGTACATTGCGTTATTTCATTCTTTTCATCGGATTGATATTGGCTGGTTGCTCGAGCGATAAAGTAAAGGTTGGTTTGCTGATACACAGTCTGGACAAAGAACGTTGGGAGAATGACCAAAAATATTTTATTGAATCCGTAAACGAGCTGGGAGGGAAAGTATTGGTTGCCGTTGCCGATAACGATGAGCAAAAACAAATTCAACAGGCCCAGGACCTGTTGAAAAGAAAGATTCAAGCCCTTGTTGTTATTCCTGTTAACCAGTATAGTGCTGCCAGCATTGTCGATTTGGCCCATAACCGATCAGTCCCGGTTATTTCGTATGACCGTCTCATCAACAATAGCCGGGTTGACTATTATGTATCAACTGACAACATTAAAATTGGCGAAATGCAAGCCCGGTATATGATGAACCGGGTACCCGAGGGCAATTATGCTCTAATTGGAGGCTCAGAATATGACAATAATAGCCGAATGCTTTATCTCGGTCAGATAAATATTCTGCAGCCTTATATTGAGCGGGGTGATATTTTTCTGGTCTACCGAAAGTTCTCCAAGTTCTGGTCGGAGGATGAAGGTTACCAAATGGCTACGGAATGTCTGGATCAGAACAATAACCAGGTGGATGCTATAATTGCAGGGAACGACGCTATTGCATACGGGGTCTTACGTGTGCTGAAAGAACGAGGCCTTGAGAAAAAAATAGCAGTCGCCGGAATGGATGCTGACCTGCGAAATGTCCGCGAAATCGTAAAAGGCAATCAGTCCATGACCGTTTACAAACCAATTAAAACCATGGCTTCCACAGCTGCCCAAATTTCGGTTAAGTTAATCCGGGGAGAAAAAATCGAAGACTGCAACAGTCGTGTGAGCAATGGTTCCTGGCTGGTCCCATCAGTGTTGCTTGATGCTCTGCCAGTTTACAAAGACAATATTAGACAAACTGTTATTGCTGAAGGCTACCTTACGGAAAAGGAAATTTACCAATAA
- the gpmI gene encoding 2,3-bisphosphoglycerate-independent phosphoglycerate mutase: MANVKKTMLMILDGWGIGDKSKSDVIYSTPTPFIDELWNNYPHSELLTSGENVGLPDGQMGNSEVGHLNIGAGRVVYQDLVKINKAVKNKSLWSNPELLKAYDYAKANNKKVHLIGLIGAGGVHALSDHMIALAEIATEKGLEKVFVHGLTDGRDTDPRSGYGFVERDLKRLEKTNARFASLVGRYYGMDRDKNWDRIKLAYDLLVKGEGKKSNNILKSIQESYDEGVTDEFIKPVVMVDGNGAPLATVQEGDVAICFNYRTDRLRQLTMAFTQEEHPEAGLHTMPVEWYTMTNYNASFKGVNVLFDKDNVANTMGEVVANAGLKQIRIAETEKYAHVTFFFSGGREQEFDGEKRILIPSPKVPTYDMQPEMSAPKVKDAIVKELNDKSADFVCLNFANGDMVGHTGVYSAIQAAVKAVDSCVKEVVEAARANDYDVVIIADHGNADNALNEDGSENTAHSLNPVPCIWVTENKDKKLTNGILADVAPTLLTIMGVEVPKDMTGKVLIENA; this comes from the coding sequence ATGGCAAATGTTAAAAAGACTATGCTCATGATCCTCGACGGATGGGGGATTGGTGACAAATCGAAAAGCGATGTAATTTATAGTACACCCACACCATTTATCGATGAGCTTTGGAATAATTATCCTCACAGCGAATTATTAACCTCTGGCGAAAATGTTGGTTTACCCGATGGTCAAATGGGAAACTCGGAGGTCGGGCACCTCAATATTGGCGCCGGCCGTGTTGTTTATCAGGATTTGGTGAAAATCAACAAAGCAGTTAAGAACAAATCCTTATGGAGCAATCCTGAATTGCTTAAAGCTTATGACTATGCAAAAGCTAACAACAAGAAGGTACACTTGATTGGTTTGATTGGCGCCGGTGGAGTGCATGCCTTGAGTGACCACATGATTGCCCTGGCAGAGATAGCTACTGAGAAGGGACTGGAAAAGGTGTTTGTTCACGGGTTGACCGATGGCCGTGATACCGATCCGCGTTCTGGTTACGGATTTGTGGAACGCGACCTGAAGCGATTGGAAAAAACCAATGCCAGGTTTGCATCCCTGGTTGGTCGTTACTACGGTATGGACCGTGATAAAAACTGGGATCGCATCAAGTTGGCTTACGATCTGTTGGTGAAAGGCGAAGGCAAAAAAAGCAACAATATTCTCAAATCCATTCAGGAATCTTATGACGAAGGGGTAACCGATGAGTTTATCAAGCCGGTAGTGATGGTAGACGGGAATGGCGCTCCGTTGGCTACGGTCCAGGAAGGCGATGTAGCGATTTGTTTCAACTACCGTACCGATCGCCTGCGTCAACTCACCATGGCATTTACCCAGGAAGAACATCCGGAAGCGGGCTTGCACACCATGCCAGTCGAATGGTATACCATGACCAATTACAACGCCAGCTTCAAAGGTGTGAACGTATTGTTCGACAAAGACAATGTGGCCAATACCATGGGAGAGGTGGTTGCGAATGCGGGATTAAAGCAAATCAGGATTGCCGAAACCGAAAAATATGCACACGTAACTTTCTTCTTTTCCGGCGGACGCGAACAGGAGTTCGACGGAGAGAAGCGTATCCTGATTCCGTCGCCTAAAGTTCCTACGTATGATATGCAACCCGAAATGTCGGCTCCGAAAGTGAAAGACGCTATTGTGAAGGAATTGAATGACAAGTCGGCCGACTTTGTTTGCCTCAATTTTGCCAATGGCGACATGGTGGGGCACACCGGTGTTTATTCAGCCATTCAGGCTGCGGTGAAAGCGGTCGATTCCTGTGTGAAGGAAGTGGTTGAAGCAGCCCGTGCTAACGATTATGACGTCGTTATCATTGCCGATCACGGTAACGCAGATAATGCGCTGAATGAAGATGGTAGTGAAAACACAGCTCACTCCCTCAATCCGGTTCCCTGCATCTGGGTAACCGAAAACAAGGACAAGAAGTTGACAAATGGTATTCTTGCCGATGTTGCTCCCACACTGTTAACCATTATGGGGGTTGAGGTTCCGAAGGATATGACGGGAAAAGTTCTGATTGAGAATGCATAA
- a CDS encoding TonB-dependent receptor yields MNDLVSAQHVETFRGVVLDHQTKAPLPGATVTIRGTSRFYTTSSDFNGWFEIENVPIGLHDIVVELKDYKNLLLRNVEVVTGKEAFRLIELDQKIRDNKKDIDIRPYKPGIARNATTTVSAFSFNRENVQVSDNVKEGPAQMAAELPAFRQIMDGRNDLSVRGNSPTGLVWQIDDIPVVAPNFSHEIGLPGGTYPLLPNAVMGKSEVDYGPYPAGPVDALAGKFKLRFRNGNRVDRRYSLEMGSFGAAISAEGPIGRKPSSSYLVYYRNSLPSVLDGSGVEAVPGIFPDRQQAAVNVNVPTRFAGTFSIFVTGGKNKVEMLQGISAHPENFYVYGSLPNTDNYLDETLYTGGFSHKIYLKRGISSIKTIVGISGYEQTSRMEKYRSATIRLIDAGSDNKEQELFLSSRFQHKPSASNYIVAGVSARIRQVNFSDSTLTGNVTQVYPKTYYMLLDANGKGLVQVQADAGWQHKFGNTTAVYVGVNANYFTFNQVASVEPRLSIKHAYNDNTFVSIGYGLQSQFQPMFLYFMKTKANNTGTVITEGNRNLGPTRMHQLVGAVDKNFRGGLRLHAEVYFQQLMKVPVEQHVSSYSMVNYGAGFRDYSIYPLVNRGTGQNKGLELQLHKYLSHGYYFRLSGSLYDSKYKASDGATRNTAFNGNYKSDLVLGTKFPFSKNGLLDIGLHAIYSGGPPMPGIDYSTSVLAGYTVYDELSQYVNREPDWFRVDAHVSLKWSMRWMSHDLFLSLRNLTGEKILLRKYFNPESGAIEQQYQLGFVPTILYRVYF; encoded by the coding sequence TTGAATGATCTTGTCTCAGCACAGCATGTTGAAACATTCAGAGGAGTGGTACTCGACCATCAAACCAAAGCCCCGTTGCCCGGAGCCACTGTTACTATCCGGGGAACAAGCCGCTTTTATACGACTTCGTCCGATTTTAACGGGTGGTTCGAAATTGAAAATGTACCGATCGGACTTCACGATATCGTGGTTGAGTTAAAGGATTACAAAAATCTGCTGCTCCGGAACGTGGAAGTGGTTACCGGAAAAGAAGCATTTCGGTTGATTGAACTGGATCAAAAGATAAGGGATAACAAGAAGGACATCGATATCCGGCCATATAAACCCGGAATTGCCAGGAATGCAACGACGACGGTCAGTGCCTTTTCGTTTAACCGGGAAAATGTTCAGGTTTCGGATAATGTAAAGGAAGGCCCGGCTCAAATGGCTGCTGAACTTCCCGCTTTCAGGCAAATAATGGATGGGAGGAACGACCTGAGTGTCCGGGGAAATTCGCCAACAGGCCTGGTTTGGCAAATCGATGATATTCCGGTTGTGGCACCTAATTTCAGTCACGAAATTGGGCTGCCGGGAGGAACTTACCCTTTGCTTCCCAATGCCGTGATGGGAAAATCGGAAGTCGATTATGGCCCTTATCCCGCCGGACCCGTCGATGCTTTGGCGGGTAAGTTCAAACTCCGGTTCCGCAACGGAAACCGGGTCGATCGTCGGTATTCCCTGGAAATGGGCTCATTTGGAGCGGCGATATCAGCAGAAGGGCCTATTGGGCGCAAGCCTTCATCTTCCTATCTGGTTTACTACCGCAATTCCCTTCCATCGGTGTTGGATGGAAGCGGAGTTGAAGCTGTGCCGGGAATTTTTCCCGACAGGCAACAGGCAGCGGTCAATGTAAATGTCCCAACCCGTTTTGCCGGAACCTTTTCCATATTCGTTACAGGTGGGAAGAACAAGGTGGAGATGCTTCAGGGGATCAGCGCTCATCCCGAAAACTTTTATGTTTACGGAAGCTTGCCGAATACCGACAATTACCTGGACGAGACGCTTTATACGGGTGGATTTTCCCACAAAATTTATTTGAAACGGGGAATCAGTTCCATCAAAACAATAGTTGGAATTTCGGGGTATGAGCAAACTTCCCGGATGGAAAAGTACCGTAGCGCCACGATTCGTCTAATTGACGCCGGGAGTGATAACAAAGAGCAGGAACTGTTCTTATCATCCCGCTTTCAGCATAAACCATCGGCTTCCAATTACATTGTTGCCGGAGTTTCAGCACGTATCCGCCAGGTGAATTTTTCCGACAGTACCCTCACGGGAAATGTCACGCAGGTCTATCCGAAAACCTATTATATGCTGCTCGATGCAAATGGAAAAGGGTTAGTGCAGGTTCAGGCAGATGCCGGCTGGCAGCACAAATTCGGTAACACGACAGCGGTTTATGTGGGAGTGAATGCTAACTATTTTACGTTTAATCAGGTGGCGTCTGTTGAACCGCGGCTAAGCATAAAACATGCGTATAACGATAATACTTTTGTTTCCATCGGTTACGGCCTTCAAAGTCAGTTTCAACCCATGTTTCTCTATTTCATGAAAACCAAAGCCAACAATACCGGTACGGTCATAACAGAAGGCAACCGGAATCTTGGTCCAACCCGGATGCACCAGTTGGTGGGAGCTGTTGATAAGAATTTTCGTGGCGGCCTGCGGCTTCATGCCGAAGTTTATTTTCAGCAATTGATGAAGGTGCCGGTAGAACAACATGTGAGCAGTTATTCAATGGTAAATTATGGGGCTGGTTTCAGGGATTATTCTATCTATCCGCTGGTAAATCGGGGAACGGGGCAAAATAAAGGTTTGGAGTTGCAGCTTCATAAATATTTGTCGCATGGTTACTATTTCCGTCTGTCCGGTTCGCTGTACGACTCAAAATATAAGGCAAGTGACGGCGCCACGAGGAATACCGCTTTTAATGGCAACTATAAATCTGATTTGGTACTGGGGACCAAGTTTCCTTTTTCCAAAAACGGGCTCTTAGATATTGGTTTGCATGCCATTTACTCGGGAGGCCCGCCCATGCCGGGAATTGATTACAGTACCTCTGTTTTGGCAGGTTATACCGTGTATGACGAGTTGTCACAGTACGTTAATCGGGAACCTGATTGGTTTAGGGTCGATGCTCATGTTAGCCTGAAATGGTCAATGCGTTGGATGAGTCATGATTTGTTTTTAAGTCTTCGTAACCTTACGGGGGAAAAGATTTTGCTGAGAAAATATTTCAACCCGGAATCGGGGGCTATTGAGCAGCAGTATCAATTGGGATTTGTGCCAACTATCTTGTATCGGGTTTATTTCTGA